The stretch of DNA CCGGTCCCCGGCTCAAAGGGGCCACCTCTTCCTGCAGGGCATCTTTTACCCGGTGCAGGAAGCCTTCCCGGCAAAGCAGATCCCGGGGTGGGTAACCCGTTACCGCCAGTTCCGGAAAGATCACTAAATCCGCGCCGGCCTGCCGGGCCGCCTCTACGACCCTCCTCATTTTACCCACGTTGCCGCCGACGTCCCCAATGGTGGGATTCAATTGGGCTAGAGCTATGCGCATGTACTGGAACCCTCTTTCTGTGGCCATAATAAAACCCCGCCCTCCGCTCAAAAAGCGTATGGCCGGGGCCTCATTGCCCTGATAGTTTCTCTGCCCGTATTTTAACAAAAACAAAAATGACTTGCAAGGCCGGGTGGGTACTATGCAAAAGCAGGAAACTACAGTTATAATAGAAGCACAGGAGGTTCGCAGCAGCAGCCGGATAAACATACCCAACGGACAGGATATGCATCCTGTAAATACCTTTCGGGAGGTTATTATGTTAATGAACTCGACCTCCATTGAGATCCCCCAAAAAGAGTTATACACCTATGAAGATTACGCCAGGCTGCCTGAAGGCGCACCCTACCAGCTGATCGGAGGGAAGCTGGTTATGACACCTTCTCCATCTACATTTCACCAACTCGTCCTGGTCCGCCTGTTAGGCCATCTCCTGAATTACCAGGCAAAAGAAAACAGGGGCACCATTCTGGTTTCTCCCGTGGATGTTTATTTTAATCACGAGGAAACCTTCCAGCCGGATATCATCTTTATATCCAGAGAAAGAACCCATATTATCGAACACAATAAAATTAACGGCGCCCCCGACCTGGTAGTGGAAATTCTCTCCCCCTCCACCGCCTATTATGACCTGCGGAAAAAATACAGGGTTTACGAAAGATACGGGGTAAAGGAATACTGGATCGTGGACCCGGAAGATGAAACGGTGGAAATATACCTGAACAAGGATGGCCGGTTCATACTGCACCAGCAAGTGAGGCGCCAGGGGGTGGTGACCTCCGCTCTTCTCGACGGACTTAAAATAGAGGTAGCAGAGCTACTTGTACAAATGCCTTAATATTAACCCGCTCCAAAAGTCTCATCCCTGCAAGACATTCCCCCCCCCTCATGGGGGTTCATTTAATTTCCGTGCCGGCATCTTACCGATTGTTCAAGGTGATATCCGCAGCCAGCACCCCTGTAACCCGGCCTGCCTCATCCCGTATGGGCAAAGACAGGGTCCGGCAGGGCTGCCGGGTGATGGCCGAAATATAAACCGGAGAAAAGTATTCCTCCCCCGCCATGGCCTTTTGCCACCAGGGGCGGATTCGCGCGTTGGCCAGGGCGGCCGGCGGCTGGGAGAAAATAAAGGTGCCGTCGCCGCGGTTGGAATAAACCGCTTCAATGCCGGCCTGCCGGGCCAGCCAGTCCGGCAGGAGGGCGCCGTGAGCCGCCGGGTCCAGGGTCTGTATCTCCGGGCGGGCGGCCAGTTCCCGCAAAGCTTCCATCACCTGTTCCATGTGCATTTTTTCCGATTCATTCAGCTTACCAGCCTCTTCTTCCGGGTCGCCGGCAGCCGCGTTTTTCTCCACCAGTGCGGCCACCCCGGCCAGCAGCTCGCCCACGCTCTGAATGCTGGCAAAGCTGTTTTCCAGCACCTCCACCGCCGCACCCATTTGCTGCAGGTAACTATCGATTTCCTGGTAAGCTTCCCCGACCCGCCGGCTCATACCGGCCACACCACGCTCAATGTCGGCAATGCTCTCCCTGATGTGCCCGGCTTCCTCCACACCGGCCGCAATCCCCTCTTCTCCGGCCCTAATCTGGAGCGCCACCTGGACCACCTTTTCTTTAATCCCTTCCAGGATGGCACCGGTCCTTTCCACGGCCTGCTGGGTACGGTCGGATAGCTTTTTCACCTCTCCGGCCACAATGGTAAAACCCCGGCCGTGCTCGCCGGCCCGGGCCGCTTCTATGGCAGCGTTCAGGGAAAGGAGCCGGGTGTGCTGGGATATCTGCCCGATGCTGGCCACAATTTCGTCCACCTGGTTCACGGCCTGGCTCAACGTGCCGATCTCGCCGGCCACCCGGGAGGAATCGGAACGGATGCGGTTGACGGCCTCCAGCACCCTTTGGAGCACTTCCCGGCACTTTTCCACCAGCCGCCGGTTTGCCTCCGCCTCCCGGCCCAGTTCCTGACCGAGTCCGGAGATGGCCCTGGCGGCCTCCTGCAGTTTTTGAAAGGTTGCCACGGCCTGCCGGGCGTTCCGGCTGACCAGGGACATCTGTTCCACCGCGGCGGAAACCTGTTCCGCCGTCACCCGGTAATCCCTGGACAGGATGCGTGCCCTGTCCACCTGCTCCTTTATCTCCTGCCATAAATCATGTACAGCCGGAAGATCCACTTCCGCCTCTTTACCCGCCCGACGGCTTTTGATCCCGGCCGCTAGTTTGCCTAATAACCTCCTGTTTTCCCGCCTGCAATAAGAAGTAACCACTACCGTAGCCACCAGTGCCCCCAGAAATGCGCCGGCCGGTACGGCCACCGGAAGCGGCCACCACCAGCCCGGAATGATGCCGGCCAACCCGCCAAAGATAACCGGAAGGACAAAGCGCGTCACCGCCGATCCCGTCTTCCTCTCCATTCCCTCCTGCCCCTTTCTCTGATCATAAAAAATCTTTCTTCGTTGAAAGAAGCGGGAAAGAGCGCCTTTGCCCTTCTCCGACTATTTTAGCACCACGGCGAAGGGAAATCTACCACCCGGATACTGTTTTCAAGCGTAACATCCCTGTTTTTCCCCGTATTCCGGGGAGGGCCGCCCGGCGGCCCGGGCCACGAAGCGGCCCAGAAGAGGGAGATAACGGGTGTTCAGTCCCGGGTCCAGACCGTAAAGTCCGGCAAGTACCCGGTATAGTTCCTCCAGGGAAGTGTTCCCCGCCCTTTCCCCCATCCCGCCGACGGTAACATCCACCCACTCCACGCCCGCCTTCACCGCCGCCAGGGCGTTGGCCGTGGCCAGGCCGAAGTCGTTGTGGCCGTGGAATTCCAGCTCCAGATCCACCCGCTCCTTCAGCCAGACGAGGCGTTCAAAGGTGGTGAAGGGGTCCAGGATACCCACGGTGTCGCAGTACCGCAGCCGCTCAGCGCCCAGCTCCCGGGCCAGGAAGGCAAATTCCAGTACGAATTCCGGATCTGCCCGGGAGGCGTCCTCCGCTCCCACCGTTACCGGCAGCCCGTACTCTGCGGCGTAAAGGCAGGCCTGCTTTAAACGCTGCAGCACCCACTGCCTGTTCTGCCCCAGCTTATATTTAATTTGAATGTCTGAAACGGGCGCGGAAATATGCACGTGCCGCGCCCCGCAGGCCAGGGAGGCACGAATATCCGCCGGCACCATCCTGTTCCAGGTGCTCACCCGGCTCCTTAAACCCAGCCGGACAATGGCCGCAATGGCCTGCTGCTCCACTTCCCCCATGGCCGGCGTACCGGCCTCGATCTGGGCTACCCCCAGGCGGTCCAGCATCCTGGCGATGGTCACCTTTTCCTGCAGGTTAAAAGCCACCCCCGGTGCCTGCTCCCCGTCCCTCAGGGTCGTATCCACAAACCGGACTCCCACCATAGTCACCTCCAATCGAGGAGTGGAAAGGCGGCAGGGCGAACTTACCCTGCCGCGGGGGACCAGGAACTTCACGTCAACAGTCCTGCTGCATCTGCCCGGCAGCGCCGGCAGTGGGTCATCTGCTCAATAATGGGAGACAGCTTTTGACGCAACAGGTTGACCCGCTCCGGCGGCGGTGGAAGCAAGCCGGCAAACTTCCCCTGGGGGATCAGGGGGATAATGTTCATGACATGCGCCCCGGCCGCCTTCACCGCCCGGGCCACCTCTTCCAGGTGATCGTCATTGACTCCGGGAATAAGCACGCTGTTTACTTTAACGACCATGCCCAGTTCCCGGGCCAGGCGGATGCCCGCATGCTGGGCCCGCCACAGCAGTCCCGCCCCGGCAGTCCCCTTATATACCTGCCCCCGGTAAGATACGTAATCGTAAATCCGGCTGCCTACCGCCGGTGAAACAGCGTTCACCGTCACCGTCACCGCCCGCACCCCCGCTTCCCGCAGCGCCGGCAGCTTTTCAGCCAGCAGCAGGCCGTTGGTGCTGATACATTTTATCAGCTCCGGAAAACGGTGATGCACCAGTTGCAGGGTATGCATGGTGGCCTTGTTGGCCAGGGGCTCCCCGGGACCCGCAACGCCCACCACCCGGATGCGCCCGTCCCTTTCCACTACCCGCTTTACGTGCTGCAGGGCTTCCCCCGGGGTCATCAGGCGGCTGGTCACGCCAGGGCGGTTTTCATTGGCGCAGTCGTAGAGCCGGGTACAATAACGACACTTTATGTTACAGTCCGGCGCCACCGGCAGGTGTACGCGCCCGAACCACCTGGCAGCGGCTTTATTATAGCAGGGATGTTCCCTGGTTATCTCCTCACAGGCTGGATCTCTCATTCTCGTTTATCCCCCTCTCCATATACCGCACGTGTCTGGCCACCGTAAATATTCGGTGAACCTGGTTGGATGCGGCGCTGTCACGCGCCGACAGCACCGCATCCTCGTCATAACGGTTTTACTGAATATTTACTGGCCACCATTTCTTCGCCTTCCTCACGCATGAACCCGTTATTACCCAGCCGCCACACCGGGGCTCCCACCAGGGCCGCCACTTCCCGGGCCAGGTTCACAAAACCGTTGAAGCCGGCATAAGGACTTGTTTCCTGTGGAAAAACCAGGAAGGGTATGCCCATCTTATGGGCCATGAACCTTTCCCTGGTGCCCCCCACCAGCAGGTCCGGCCGGTACCGGTGCAAAAATTCCTCCAGTTCCCGCTGGTGGGCGTCATCAATCATAGGCGTTCCCCGGCCCAGACAGCAGCGGGACTCGGTATAATCTTCCCGGCAGCCGAACTGGGAGCCGCACAAAACCACCTCCATGCCCAGTTCGCCAAAGGCCCTGGCCATGGAACCCATGCGTGAAGCGCCAAAAAACAGGGCCACCCGCCTGCCTGCCAGGCGTCTCAGGTAAGGAAGCGCCCTCTGCCTGGAGGCTTCCGCCTCCTTTTCCACCCACGCCGCCTCCCGCGGGCGGTTAAAGAAAGCAGCAATGGCCTGCAGTGCCGCCGCGGTTTCGGCCAAACCAAAAAAGGAAACCTTCCGCCAGGGAATGCCGAAGCGCTCCTCCATCTTCCGGGCCAGCCAGCGCCCGGTACGCCCGCAGTGCACGATATTGAGCCCGGCCCGGTGAGCCCGGGCCATATTTTCTACCGTCGCCCGGCCGGACACGGCACAGATAATATTTAAACCGAGACGCTGCAACAACTGCTCAATTTCCTTCAAATCCCCCTGAACGTCAAACTCACCAAGTATGTTCACACTATTTTCCAGGGGCGGCCCGGCCGGAGCACGCCCGATAAAATGCTCGAGCAGGGCTGCCGCGGCGACATCGTGCCCTTTACCCTGGCTCACCCCGCCGAAACCGGGACAGTTGACCGGCACCACCGGCAGGCCCAGGGAGGCCGATGCCCGTTTGCAGATTGCCTCCACGTCCTCACCGATCAGTCCTACCGCGCAGGTAGTGTAAACCAGCACGGCAGAAGACCGGGGACGCAAACTTACTGCTTCCCTGATGGCATCTTCCAGTTTTTGCCCGGCACCAAAGACAATCTCCTTTTCACCCAAGGCAGTGGAAAACACCCTGTAGTTCTTTTTACGCACCGTCCCGCTGTAGTAAGCACAACCCACCGGCCCGTGGATAAGGTGAACCGCGTCCCTGATGGCTGCCAGCATCC from Desulfofundulus luciae encodes:
- a CDS encoding Uma2 family endonuclease, giving the protein MNSTSIEIPQKELYTYEDYARLPEGAPYQLIGGKLVMTPSPSTFHQLVLVRLLGHLLNYQAKENRGTILVSPVDVYFNHEETFQPDIIFISRERTHIIEHNKINGAPDLVVEILSPSTAYYDLRKKYRVYERYGVKEYWIVDPEDETVEIYLNKDGRFILHQQVRRQGVVTSALLDGLKIEVAELLVQMP
- a CDS encoding methyl-accepting chemotaxis protein, translating into MERKTGSAVTRFVLPVIFGGLAGIIPGWWWPLPVAVPAGAFLGALVATVVVTSYCRRENRRLLGKLAAGIKSRRAGKEAEVDLPAVHDLWQEIKEQVDRARILSRDYRVTAEQVSAAVEQMSLVSRNARQAVATFQKLQEAARAISGLGQELGREAEANRRLVEKCREVLQRVLEAVNRIRSDSSRVAGEIGTLSQAVNQVDEIVASIGQISQHTRLLSLNAAIEAARAGEHGRGFTIVAGEVKKLSDRTQQAVERTGAILEGIKEKVVQVALQIRAGEEGIAAGVEEAGHIRESIADIERGVAGMSRRVGEAYQEIDSYLQQMGAAVEVLENSFASIQSVGELLAGVAALVEKNAAAGDPEEEAGKLNESEKMHMEQVMEALRELAARPEIQTLDPAAHGALLPDWLARQAGIEAVYSNRGDGTFIFSQPPAALANARIRPWWQKAMAGEEYFSPVYISAITRQPCRTLSLPIRDEAGRVTGVLAADITLNNR
- a CDS encoding beta/alpha barrel domain-containing protein, encoding MKFLVPRGRVSSPCRLSTPRLEVTMVGVRFVDTTLRDGEQAPGVAFNLQEKVTIARMLDRLGVAQIEAGTPAMGEVEQQAIAAIVRLGLRSRVSTWNRMVPADIRASLACGARHVHISAPVSDIQIKYKLGQNRQWVLQRLKQACLYAAEYGLPVTVGAEDASRADPEFVLEFAFLARELGAERLRYCDTVGILDPFTTFERLVWLKERVDLELEFHGHNDFGLATANALAAVKAGVEWVDVTVGGMGERAGNTSLEELYRVLAGLYGLDPGLNTRYLPLLGRFVARAAGRPSPEYGEKQGCYA
- a CDS encoding radical SAM protein codes for the protein MRDPACEEITREHPCYNKAAARWFGRVHLPVAPDCNIKCRYCTRLYDCANENRPGVTSRLMTPGEALQHVKRVVERDGRIRVVGVAGPGEPLANKATMHTLQLVHHRFPELIKCISTNGLLLAEKLPALREAGVRAVTVTVNAVSPAVGSRIYDYVSYRGQVYKGTAGAGLLWRAQHAGIRLARELGMVVKVNSVLIPGVNDDHLEEVARAVKAAGAHVMNIIPLIPQGKFAGLLPPPPERVNLLRQKLSPIIEQMTHCRRCRADAAGLLT
- a CDS encoding nitrogenase component 1, whose amino-acid sequence is MKIPIDVIPERAGHLEVVEIPACDRRTLPGVVSQRACLLYGARWMLAAIRDAVHLIHGPVGCAYYSGTVRKKNYRVFSTALGEKEIVFGAGQKLEDAIREAVSLRPRSSAVLVYTTCAVGLIGEDVEAICKRASASLGLPVVPVNCPGFGGVSQGKGHDVAAAALLEHFIGRAPAGPPLENSVNILGEFDVQGDLKEIEQLLQRLGLNIICAVSGRATVENMARAHRAGLNIVHCGRTGRWLARKMEERFGIPWRKVSFFGLAETAAALQAIAAFFNRPREAAWVEKEAEASRQRALPYLRRLAGRRVALFFGASRMGSMARAFGELGMEVVLCGSQFGCREDYTESRCCLGRGTPMIDDAHQRELEEFLHRYRPDLLVGGTRERFMAHKMGIPFLVFPQETSPYAGFNGFVNLAREVAALVGAPVWRLGNNGFMREEGEEMVASKYSVKPL